From a single Natronorubrum tibetense GA33 genomic region:
- a CDS encoding peptidylprolyl isomerase, giving the protein MGDVTATLHTNKGDIDVELYDERAPRTVDNFVGLATGGKSWEDPETGEEVDGEPLYDDVAFHRVIEDFMIQGGDPTETGRGGPGYQFDDEFHDDLRHDDAGILSMANSGPDTNGSQFFITLDAQPHLDDRHSVFGKVTDGMDVVEEIGSVNTGRNDEPKEDVVLESVSVDYE; this is encoded by the coding sequence ATGGGAGATGTTACTGCGACCCTCCACACTAACAAGGGAGACATCGATGTCGAACTGTACGACGAACGCGCACCGCGGACCGTCGACAACTTCGTCGGTCTCGCGACCGGCGGAAAGAGCTGGGAGGACCCCGAGACGGGCGAGGAGGTCGACGGCGAACCGCTGTACGACGACGTCGCGTTCCATCGCGTCATCGAGGACTTCATGATTCAGGGCGGCGACCCAACCGAAACCGGTCGCGGTGGTCCCGGCTACCAGTTCGACGATGAGTTCCACGACGACCTCCGCCACGACGACGCTGGCATCCTGAGCATGGCGAACTCCGGACCGGACACCAACGGCTCGCAGTTCTTCATCACGCTCGACGCCCAACCGCACCTCGACGACCGCCACTCCGTCTTCGGGAAGGTCACCGACGGGATGGACGTCGTCGAAGAGATCGGGAGCGTCAACACCGGCCGAAACGACGAACCCAAAGAGGACGTCGTCCTCGAGTCGGTCTCCGTCGACTACGAGTAA
- a CDS encoding peptidylprolyl isomerase, giving the protein MLTATLHTSMGEIDVELYADRVPRTVENFVGLATGERPWIDPVTGAEVDGEPLYDDIVFHRVIEDFMIQTGDPLGTGRGGPGYQFDDEFHEDLRHDGAGILSMANSGSDTNGSQFFITLDAQPHLDGRHAVFGKVTAGMAVAEEIGGVDTDANDRPREDVVLESVSVGNE; this is encoded by the coding sequence GTGCTGACGGCGACACTACACACGAGCATGGGCGAGATCGATGTCGAACTATACGCCGACCGCGTCCCGCGAACCGTCGAGAACTTCGTCGGTCTCGCGACCGGCGAACGGCCCTGGATCGATCCCGTAACGGGTGCGGAAGTCGACGGCGAACCGCTGTACGACGACATCGTGTTCCACCGCGTCATCGAGGACTTCATGATCCAGACCGGCGATCCGCTCGGCACCGGCCGCGGCGGTCCGGGCTACCAGTTCGACGACGAGTTCCACGAGGATCTGCGCCACGACGGCGCTGGCATCCTGAGTATGGCCAACTCCGGGTCGGACACCAACGGTTCGCAGTTCTTCATCACCCTCGACGCCCAGCCCCACCTCGACGGCAGACACGCCGTCTTCGGCAAGGTGACTGCGGGGATGGCTGTCGCCGAGGAGATCGGCGGCGTCGACACCGACGCGAACGACCGGCCGCGGGAGGATGTCGTGCTCGAGTCGGTCTCCGTCGGCAACGAATAA
- a CDS encoding small multi-drug export protein, whose protein sequence is MTLVPALVDVGATLEEATGLGRYLLVFLLAMIPAIEPFVVIPVAIGLGLDPVATGLAAFAGSATAVGAIVVAHERLVAWWARRTGTDLTDSSDRYGRARRLWKRYGLAGLALAGPILAGIHLAALLAVIAGDDTRAIFGWLTVGLGVWTVALVVVSTVGFSLLGLP, encoded by the coding sequence ATGACGCTCGTTCCAGCACTCGTCGACGTCGGCGCGACCCTCGAGGAGGCTACCGGCCTCGGCCGCTACCTGCTCGTCTTCCTGCTCGCGATGATTCCGGCGATCGAACCGTTCGTCGTCATCCCGGTCGCCATCGGACTCGGACTCGATCCGGTCGCGACGGGGCTCGCCGCCTTCGCTGGCAGCGCCACCGCCGTCGGCGCGATCGTCGTCGCCCACGAGCGACTCGTCGCCTGGTGGGCCCGCCGGACCGGCACCGACCTGACCGACTCGAGCGACCGATACGGACGCGCGCGACGGCTCTGGAAGCGCTACGGACTCGCCGGTCTCGCGCTCGCCGGCCCGATACTCGCGGGCATTCACCTCGCGGCGCTGCTCGCGGTGATCGCCGGTGACGACACGCGGGCGATCTTCGGGTGGCTCACGGTCGGACTCGGCGTCTGGACGGTCGCGCTCGTCGTCGTCTCGACGGTCGGCTTCTCGCTGTTGGGGCTTCCCTGA
- a CDS encoding succinylglutamate desuccinylase/aspartoacylase family protein, whose amino-acid sequence MTAGTHTAEDVMLARLPSGVELTTTVHTYQGGGDGPTLYVQAAQHGREINGTEALRRFHERLPLESVSGTIVAVPVANPLTFDLVSYITPEEFDSVNPNMNRIWPGNADGSLHQRMAATLWAEIEAADAIVDLHTGSPDMLPHVVYREGDEAARNLAEAFGTDLLLSEEADDDASDEWHRRGFGGKLRVAAAQEGIPSITPELSHNKHILEDAVEIGVDGLLDVCRYLGMLPGEVPDREQTVARNHLGQVTADDGGLFHPEPSLDVGQEITAGTSIGTVYDPTTYEPLHEAAADRDGILYALTQEATVVGGDQLASVALVREE is encoded by the coding sequence ATGACCGCAGGAACGCACACGGCCGAGGACGTAATGCTTGCCCGGCTCCCCTCCGGTGTGGAACTCACAACGACAGTTCATACATACCAGGGCGGTGGAGACGGACCGACGCTCTACGTCCAGGCGGCCCAGCACGGCCGCGAGATCAACGGGACGGAGGCCCTCAGGCGATTTCACGAGCGACTGCCACTCGAGTCCGTATCGGGAACCATTGTCGCGGTTCCCGTCGCGAACCCGCTCACCTTCGATCTCGTCTCCTACATCACGCCCGAGGAGTTCGACAGCGTCAACCCCAACATGAACCGAATCTGGCCGGGCAACGCGGACGGCAGCCTCCACCAGCGGATGGCCGCCACGCTCTGGGCGGAGATCGAGGCGGCCGACGCGATCGTGGACCTCCACACGGGCAGCCCCGACATGCTCCCGCACGTCGTCTATCGAGAGGGTGACGAGGCGGCCCGAAACCTCGCCGAAGCCTTCGGGACCGACCTGTTGCTCTCCGAAGAGGCCGATGACGACGCCTCCGACGAGTGGCACCGACGCGGGTTCGGGGGGAAGCTCCGCGTCGCTGCCGCCCAGGAGGGGATTCCGTCGATCACACCCGAGTTATCTCACAACAAACACATCCTCGAGGACGCCGTCGAGATCGGCGTCGACGGCCTGCTCGACGTCTGTCGGTATCTCGGGATGCTCCCCGGCGAGGTACCCGATCGAGAGCAGACCGTCGCTCGCAACCACCTCGGGCAGGTCACCGCCGACGACGGCGGCCTGTTTCATCCGGAGCCCTCGCTCGACGTGGGCCAGGAGATCACCGCCGGAACCTCGATCGGCACGGTGTACGATCCGACGACGTACGAACCACTCCACGAGGCGGCGGCGGATCGCGATGGCATCCTCTACGCGCTCACGCAGGAGGCGACCGTCGTCGGCGGCGACCAGCTCGCGAGCGTCGCGCTGGTCCGCGAGGAGTGA
- a CDS encoding SDR family NAD(P)-dependent oxidoreductase, whose translation MRLEDKTVVITGAASGIGEETAKRCAEEGARVVVTDVNTPGGEETVADIEDAGGEAEFRELDVTDSERFDEVVDAVAEEYGIDVMVNNAGTGHPGGSLEDVDDSVRDFVIDVNIKGVWNGCAAALPHMKEQGHGSIVNVGSLASILGLPKQAAYSTTKAAVLNMTRTIAAEAGPYGVRANAVCPGFTETQMLDQYVATQDDPEAARQAMAEDYPLKRLGKPEEIADSILFLASDEASFVSGHGLVVDGGFSTC comes from the coding sequence GACAAGACGGTAGTCATCACGGGTGCGGCATCGGGGATCGGCGAGGAGACAGCAAAGCGGTGTGCCGAGGAGGGCGCACGCGTCGTCGTGACGGACGTCAACACGCCGGGTGGCGAGGAGACCGTCGCCGACATCGAGGACGCCGGCGGCGAAGCCGAGTTCCGCGAACTCGATGTCACCGACAGCGAGCGGTTCGACGAGGTCGTCGACGCCGTCGCCGAGGAGTACGGCATCGACGTGATGGTCAACAACGCCGGCACCGGTCACCCCGGCGGGAGCCTCGAGGACGTCGACGACTCCGTTCGAGATTTCGTTATCGACGTCAACATCAAGGGCGTCTGGAACGGCTGTGCCGCCGCGCTTCCCCACATGAAAGAACAGGGCCACGGCTCCATCGTCAACGTCGGCTCGCTGGCCTCGATTCTCGGGCTCCCGAAGCAGGCCGCCTACTCGACGACGAAGGCCGCCGTCCTGAACATGACCCGAACGATCGCCGCCGAGGCCGGTCCCTACGGCGTCCGCGCCAACGCCGTCTGTCCCGGCTTTACGGAAACCCAGATGCTCGATCAGTACGTAGCAACGCAAGACGATCCCGAGGCGGCCCGGCAAGCGATGGCCGAGGACTACCCGCTGAAGCGACTCGGTAAACCGGAAGAGATCGCCGACTCGATTCTGTTCCTCGCCAGCGACGAAGCGTCGTTCGTCAGCGGCCACGGGCTGGTCGTCGACGGTGGCTTCTCGACCTGCTGA
- a CDS encoding CatB-related O-acetyltransferase, which produces MTLDTLVERSLSVLGYPSVTHGFVDRYLDSTALEIAPSARIAMGCLLRGAIDLRPHTRLSRGCILAGDVTVGTRTNLEPNCDLVGAVELGKYCAIARETTFQQTNHETTRPSQQIRFYDEVLDSDLPPTGKGPITVGNDVWIGTKVTVLSGVTIGDGAIVGAGSVVSSDVEPYAVVAGVPAERIKWRFPRAVRKKLLELEWWNWDEETMRARRAFFERDLQTVDDVAEIADLLE; this is translated from the coding sequence GTGACTCTCGATACCCTTGTGGAACGCTCGCTGTCGGTGCTAGGCTATCCGTCCGTGACACACGGGTTCGTTGACCGGTATCTCGATTCGACGGCTCTCGAAATCGCCCCCTCCGCTCGCATTGCGATGGGGTGTCTGCTTCGAGGCGCGATCGATCTCCGCCCGCATACGAGGCTGAGTCGGGGCTGCATCCTCGCCGGTGACGTGACGGTCGGAACCCGGACGAACCTCGAGCCGAACTGCGATCTCGTCGGAGCGGTCGAACTCGGTAAATACTGCGCTATCGCCCGTGAGACGACGTTCCAGCAGACGAACCACGAGACGACGAGACCGTCACAACAGATCCGCTTTTACGACGAGGTGCTCGACAGCGACCTTCCGCCGACGGGGAAGGGGCCGATCACGGTCGGTAACGACGTCTGGATCGGGACGAAGGTGACGGTCCTCTCCGGCGTGACGATCGGTGATGGTGCCATCGTCGGGGCCGGGTCGGTCGTCAGTTCCGACGTCGAGCCGTACGCTGTCGTCGCCGGAGTCCCGGCCGAACGGATCAAGTGGCGATTCCCCCGGGCGGTTCGTAAGAAGCTTCTGGAACTCGAGTGGTGGAACTGGGACGAGGAGACGATGCGCGCTCGTCGAGCGTTCTTCGAGCGCGATCTCCAGACCGTCGACGACGTCGCGGAGATAGCAGACCTCCTCGAGTGA